Proteins encoded by one window of Paenibacillus sp. DCT19:
- a CDS encoding GNAT family N-acetyltransferase, with translation MLYLVHDPTVLKRVKDLVGERQGHVVMGGVLDGLQAGRVYVDHPDILNSVFIWARHEMFYWIGDSNDSLFHRHVKQLLSEELLPEALRVGEEMLNLEVLPTHGGSWDSILQVTFAGKLGEGYRVPFTFNQMKFHHWLQQQTCFNIPPQYQVSVIDATLLEEDTSGVIQEEILKFWYTVEDFIRYGLGTCVMLEGEVVGTCLSVFVSDEHHEIGIHTYDVVHRGQGLATALATSYIQLCIDRGCIPHWTTEDFRKDSIAIAHKLGFEQGEAYRMYYAPIQELLRT, from the coding sequence ATGTTGTACTTAGTTCATGATCCAACGGTATTGAAACGTGTTAAGGATCTTGTAGGTGAACGGCAGGGGCATGTCGTCATGGGTGGAGTGCTTGATGGGCTTCAAGCCGGACGTGTCTATGTCGATCATCCAGATATCCTAAACAGTGTGTTTATCTGGGCGAGACATGAAATGTTTTATTGGATAGGTGATTCAAACGACTCCTTATTTCATAGACATGTGAAACAGCTGTTATCGGAGGAGCTTCTACCCGAAGCCCTGAGGGTTGGTGAAGAGATGTTGAATCTTGAAGTGCTTCCGACTCATGGAGGCAGTTGGGATTCGATCTTACAGGTGACCTTTGCAGGGAAATTAGGCGAGGGTTATCGAGTTCCGTTCACCTTTAATCAGATGAAATTTCATCATTGGTTGCAGCAACAGACTTGTTTTAATATTCCTCCGCAATATCAAGTTAGCGTGATCGATGCTACGTTGCTGGAAGAGGACACGAGTGGTGTAATCCAAGAAGAGATTTTGAAATTCTGGTACACGGTCGAGGACTTTATCCGATATGGGCTAGGAACCTGTGTCATGCTGGAAGGAGAAGTCGTAGGTACGTGTTTGTCAGTATTTGTGAGTGACGAGCATCATGAGATTGGCATTCATACGTACGACGTAGTGCATCGAGGTCAAGGTCTGGCAACAGCGCTGGCGACTTCTTATATACAGTTATGTATTGATCGTGGCTGTATACCTCATTGGACAACCGAAGACTTTCGTAAGGATTCGATTGCGATTGCTCACAAGCTGGGCTTTGAGCAGGGAGAGGCATACCGTATGTACTACGCGCCTATTCAAGAGCTGCTGAGAACCTGA
- a CDS encoding metal-dependent hydrolase, translating to MLQITYHGHSSVQLGTEEKSLIIDPFLRGNELAVTKPEDIKTDAVLLTHAHMDHILDAEPIAKANNAKVVAIVELATYMSWKGLDTLGMNMGGTVDLDFAQAKMIQAFHTSGIVLEEEQRIMYAGLPAGYIINIGGKTILHAGDTSLFGDMKMIGDRHKIDVAFLPIGGHFTMGPEDALQAAEWFNAKLIIPVHYDTFPVIRQDAEKFVQQLASKGLEGRVMAPGDSFTL from the coding sequence ATGCTACAGATTACTTATCATGGACATTCCAGTGTTCAACTAGGCACAGAGGAGAAATCACTGATCATTGATCCTTTTCTACGTGGCAATGAGCTGGCCGTTACCAAACCGGAAGACATTAAGACAGATGCTGTATTATTGACTCATGCTCATATGGATCATATTTTGGACGCTGAACCGATCGCTAAAGCGAATAACGCCAAAGTGGTTGCGATTGTGGAGCTGGCTACATACATGTCTTGGAAAGGGTTGGATACGCTGGGCATGAACATGGGCGGAACCGTGGATCTTGATTTTGCACAGGCGAAAATGATCCAAGCCTTCCATACATCGGGAATTGTGCTGGAAGAGGAACAACGCATTATGTACGCAGGATTGCCTGCGGGATACATTATTAACATTGGTGGTAAAACGATATTGCATGCAGGGGATACAAGCTTATTTGGCGATATGAAAATGATTGGAGATCGTCATAAAATTGATGTTGCCTTCCTACCAATTGGTGGACATTTCACTATGGGGCCAGAAGATGCACTTCAAGCCGCAGAATGGTTTAATGCTAAACTGATCATCCCTGTGCATTACGATACATTCCCAGTGATCCGTCAGGATGCGGAGAAGTTCGTGCAGCAGCTAGCTTCCAAAGGATTGGAAGGTCGCGTAATGGCACCAGGTGACTCCTTTACGTTATAG
- a CDS encoding VanZ family protein: MSGDSWINAKQCRIIMAVLTVIYVLFMGNLLFFKGRTVGLSYQYNWIPFDTIRPLLLERDKYSTEAWVKNLFGNIVLFIPLGVCIPVLFRKCRSFLKLTLAVILILFAVELTQLVTRVGTFDVDDIILNTFGAWIGYIGLRLLVYVGRLGQTPSRNSSEFK, encoded by the coding sequence ATGAGCGGAGATTCATGGATTAACGCCAAACAGTGTAGAATCATTATGGCTGTACTCACCGTAATCTATGTGCTGTTTATGGGCAATTTACTTTTTTTCAAAGGCAGAACGGTAGGTTTAAGCTATCAATATAACTGGATTCCCTTTGATACGATCAGACCACTTCTTTTGGAGAGAGACAAGTACAGCACGGAGGCTTGGGTAAAAAATTTATTTGGCAATATTGTATTATTTATTCCCTTAGGCGTTTGCATTCCGGTGTTGTTTCGCAAATGTCGATCCTTCCTGAAGCTTACATTAGCCGTGATCCTTATTTTATTCGCGGTAGAGTTAACGCAGTTAGTGACCCGGGTTGGGACATTTGATGTCGATGACATTATACTGAATACATTCGGCGCATGGATTGGATATATAGGTTTGCGACTTTTGGTGTATGTTGGGAGACTCGGTCAAACGCCCAGTCGGAATAGTTCAGAGTTTAAGTAA
- a CDS encoding alpha-glucosidase: MADIVWWKESVVYQIYPISFMDSDGDGHGDLRGIYDKLDYLTDLGIDVIWICPIYESPGHDNGYDISDYYAIMRKYGTMEDFDRLLEEAHKRGLKIMMDLVLNHTSDEHPWFAESRSMKDNPKRDYYIWRSGKHGQLPNNWESYFGGSVWKLDPETNEYYLHLYSEHQPDLNWDNPQMAEEMYEMVHWWLEKGVDGFRFDAVAHIAKAEGLPSAHNPDNLPVVPAYQLFSNLQQVHSILNKLNDMILKPYGPMTVGETSGLGPEQALAYVGTDRNELNMVFQFEHMFVDAQSSGIGKWDYRAWKLPELKEIMSQWQTVLHGRGWNANYMGNHDQPRPVSRFGDDGKYRVRSAQMLATWMLTLEGTPYIYQGEEIGMTNIAFPDIEQYRDIETMNYYRHHIGQGRSKQDVMEAIWRKSRDNARTPMQWDDSEQAGFTKGEPWIQVNDNFTEINVAAAESDPHSILHYYRKLIALRKKNKVLIYGAYELLLADDPDIYAYTRTLDDEKVLVILNFSSHETEMHWPEGWAAEQAKLMICNVNKRYSTDEGTILLQPYEARVYRMQ, translated from the coding sequence GTGGCTGACATCGTTTGGTGGAAAGAGAGTGTAGTATATCAGATCTATCCGATCAGCTTCATGGACTCGGACGGAGACGGTCATGGGGATCTGCGTGGAATCTATGATAAGCTCGATTATCTCACGGATCTTGGAATTGATGTGATCTGGATCTGTCCGATCTATGAATCACCGGGTCATGATAATGGATATGACATTAGCGATTATTACGCGATTATGCGTAAATATGGCACGATGGAAGACTTTGATCGATTGCTGGAAGAGGCACATAAGCGTGGTCTTAAAATCATGATGGATCTCGTGCTGAATCATACTTCGGATGAACATCCGTGGTTTGCAGAATCACGTTCAATGAAAGACAATCCGAAACGGGACTATTATATCTGGCGATCCGGTAAACATGGTCAACTTCCGAACAACTGGGAATCTTATTTTGGGGGTTCAGTGTGGAAGCTTGATCCGGAGACGAATGAGTATTATTTACATTTGTATTCTGAACATCAGCCTGATCTCAACTGGGATAATCCACAAATGGCGGAAGAGATGTATGAAATGGTTCATTGGTGGTTGGAAAAAGGGGTCGATGGCTTCCGTTTCGATGCAGTTGCTCATATTGCGAAGGCAGAGGGTCTGCCCAGTGCGCATAATCCTGATAATCTACCTGTTGTGCCTGCATATCAGCTATTCTCGAACCTGCAACAGGTTCATTCCATCTTAAACAAGCTGAACGATATGATTCTGAAACCATATGGACCGATGACAGTAGGCGAAACATCGGGTCTTGGTCCTGAGCAGGCTCTTGCTTATGTGGGAACGGATCGTAATGAGCTTAATATGGTGTTTCAATTTGAGCACATGTTTGTAGACGCTCAATCCTCAGGGATCGGGAAGTGGGATTACCGAGCGTGGAAGTTACCCGAGCTGAAAGAAATTATGAGTCAATGGCAGACCGTCCTGCATGGACGCGGGTGGAATGCGAACTACATGGGAAACCATGATCAGCCTCGGCCGGTATCCCGTTTTGGAGATGATGGTAAATATAGAGTGCGCTCAGCCCAGATGCTGGCGACATGGATGTTGACTCTTGAAGGTACACCCTACATTTATCAAGGCGAAGAGATTGGCATGACCAACATTGCTTTCCCGGACATTGAACAATATCGAGATATTGAAACGATGAACTATTACAGACATCATATCGGCCAGGGCAGATCGAAACAGGATGTCATGGAAGCGATATGGCGGAAAAGTCGGGATAATGCACGAACACCCATGCAGTGGGATGATAGTGAGCAGGCTGGATTCACGAAGGGCGAACCTTGGATTCAGGTGAATGATAACTTCACAGAGATTAATGTCGCTGCAGCTGAAAGTGATCCACATTCTATTCTACATTATTATCGGAAGCTGATTGCGCTACGCAAAAAAAATAAAGTGCTAATCTATGGCGCGTATGAACTACTCCTTGCCGATGATCCTGATATTTATGCATACACACGGACATTAGATGACGAGAAAGTGCTAGTGATCCTAAACTTTAGTTCACATGAAACTGAGATGCATTGGCCGGAGGGATGGGCAGCAGAACAGGCTAAACTCATGATCTGTAATGTGAACAAACGTTACTCGACAGATGAAGGCACTATTCTATTGCAGCCTTATGAGGCGAGGGTTTATCGGATGCAATGA
- a CDS encoding glucose-1-phosphate adenylyltransferase, protein MAKKEVVAMLLAGGQGKRLKGLTKSLAKPAVYFGGTYRIIDFPLSNCSNSGIDTVGVLTQYEPLVLHSYIGIGSDWDLDRKNGGVYVLPPHEREDGSNWYRGTADAIYRNLNFIEQFDPEHVLVLSGDHIYKMNYEKMLQYHKEKDADCTISVIDVPLEEASRFGILNTHDDYRIYEFEEKPSQPKSTLASMGIYLFKWDVLKRFLIHDEQQASTSYDFGKDIIPLLLEHEKSLYAYPFEGYWKDVGTIRSLWESNMDLLNDESPFNLNDPDWRIYTRNPNQPAQYISPTAKVRNCIISEGTVVHGEVNHSVLFYGVEVGQHSEVIDSVVMPKVKIGHNVRIHRAIISEGLVIPDGAHIAPLPGDESDIVLIDQEELERQLREGMTSKA, encoded by the coding sequence ATGGCGAAAAAAGAAGTTGTAGCAATGCTGCTAGCCGGAGGGCAAGGCAAACGATTGAAGGGACTTACCAAATCACTGGCTAAACCAGCCGTTTATTTCGGTGGTACGTATCGAATCATTGATTTTCCTCTTAGTAACTGCTCTAACTCTGGTATTGACACCGTTGGTGTGCTGACCCAATATGAACCTCTTGTGTTGCACTCCTACATTGGAATTGGAAGCGATTGGGATTTGGATCGCAAAAATGGTGGAGTGTATGTACTGCCCCCACATGAACGTGAGGATGGAAGCAACTGGTATCGTGGAACAGCCGACGCCATCTATCGGAATCTCAACTTTATCGAACAATTTGACCCTGAACATGTACTCGTTCTATCAGGGGATCATATTTATAAAATGAATTATGAGAAAATGCTTCAGTATCATAAGGAAAAGGACGCGGATTGCACGATTTCAGTCATTGATGTACCACTGGAAGAGGCAAGTCGGTTCGGGATACTGAACACTCATGATGACTACCGTATCTACGAATTCGAGGAAAAACCTTCTCAGCCTAAGAGTACACTCGCATCTATGGGCATCTATCTCTTCAAGTGGGATGTGCTGAAACGTTTCCTGATCCATGACGAACAACAGGCATCCACCTCTTATGATTTTGGCAAAGACATCATCCCCTTATTGCTTGAACATGAAAAATCACTTTATGCATATCCATTTGAAGGCTATTGGAAAGACGTTGGTACAATTCGCAGTTTGTGGGAATCCAATATGGATCTGCTGAACGATGAGTCACCATTTAATCTGAATGATCCAGACTGGCGTATCTATACGCGCAATCCGAATCAGCCTGCACAGTATATTTCTCCAACGGCGAAGGTGCGCAATTGCATTATTAGTGAAGGCACGGTTGTGCACGGTGAGGTGAACCATTCGGTATTATTTTATGGCGTCGAGGTCGGTCAGCACAGTGAAGTCATTGACTCTGTTGTGATGCCAAAAGTGAAGATTGGGCACAATGTGCGCATTCATCGCGCTATTATATCGGAAGGACTCGTCATCCCTGATGGTGCACACATTGCCCCTTTACCTGGAGACGAAAGTGATATTGTACTTATTGATCAAGAAGAATTGGAGCGCCAGCTCCGCGAGGGAATGACAAGCAAAGCCTAA
- a CDS encoding M3 family oligoendopeptidase, translating to MKFSEYSYTRPDLEHIKTSFQQLLSQFEASATVEEQSGYMDQINALRSDFETQAQLVYIRHSIDTNDSFYKAEQEFLDESYPVIQEYITDYYRALVNSKFRAELEQKWGAQLFQLAELSLKTFSPEIIGDLQKENRLSTEYNQLIASAKIPFEGEERTLPQLHPFELSTDRSMRERASEARYTFMAEHEAEFDRIYDELVKVRTQIAKKLGYPTYVELGYDRMNRTDYNAEMVANFRAQVRDYIVPVASKLRERQRNRIDVDTFYYYDQGFSFKTGNPTPKGDADWIIENGKKMYAELSPETDAFFQMMTENELMDLVSKKGKQGGGYCTYLNDYKVPFIFSNFNGTSGDIDVLTHEAGHAFQVYESRHFEVPEYNWPTYESAEIHSMSMEFFTWPWMELFFKEDTDKYKFDHLSSGLLFIPYGVAVDEFQHFVYANPEATPTERKQAWRNIEKTYLPHINYKDNAYLEQGGFWHKQGHIFSSPFYYIDYTLAQICAFQFWKRSNQDMKSAWADYLTLCKAGGSLSFTGLVELAGLNSPFEDGCVSSVIGDIEAWLDGVDDKAL from the coding sequence ATGAAATTTAGTGAATATTCGTATACACGTCCCGATCTGGAACACATCAAAACATCATTTCAACAATTGTTGAGTCAGTTCGAAGCTTCAGCAACAGTTGAAGAGCAAAGTGGATATATGGATCAGATTAATGCTTTGCGCAGCGATTTTGAGACACAAGCACAGCTCGTGTACATTCGTCATTCTATTGATACAAACGATAGTTTCTACAAGGCAGAGCAGGAGTTCCTTGATGAGAGCTACCCTGTCATTCAAGAATATATTACAGATTATTACCGCGCGCTGGTGAATTCCAAATTCCGTGCTGAATTAGAGCAAAAATGGGGAGCACAGCTGTTCCAGCTTGCAGAACTCTCTTTGAAAACATTCAGTCCTGAGATTATTGGCGATCTGCAGAAAGAGAACCGACTTTCTACAGAATATAATCAACTGATTGCTTCAGCCAAAATTCCGTTTGAAGGTGAAGAGCGCACATTGCCACAGCTTCATCCATTCGAACTGTCTACAGACCGCTCCATGCGTGAGCGTGCTTCAGAAGCCAGATATACATTCATGGCTGAGCATGAAGCTGAATTTGACCGAATTTACGATGAATTGGTGAAAGTGCGTACTCAAATTGCCAAAAAGCTGGGATATCCAACGTATGTTGAGCTTGGTTATGATCGCATGAACCGTACGGATTATAATGCGGAGATGGTGGCTAATTTCCGTGCTCAAGTTCGCGATTATATCGTGCCAGTAGCATCTAAACTTAGAGAGCGCCAGCGTAACCGGATTGATGTGGATACGTTCTATTACTACGATCAAGGCTTTAGCTTCAAGACAGGTAATCCAACGCCTAAGGGCGATGCGGACTGGATTATTGAGAACGGCAAAAAAATGTACGCTGAACTATCCCCTGAGACAGATGCGTTCTTCCAGATGATGACTGAGAACGAGCTCATGGATCTGGTTAGCAAAAAAGGCAAGCAGGGCGGAGGCTATTGCACCTACTTGAACGATTACAAAGTACCGTTTATTTTCTCTAACTTCAACGGAACATCAGGTGACATTGATGTCTTGACTCACGAAGCAGGTCATGCGTTCCAGGTGTATGAGAGCCGTCACTTTGAGGTGCCGGAATACAACTGGCCTACCTATGAATCCGCAGAGATTCATTCCATGAGCATGGAGTTCTTCACTTGGCCGTGGATGGAGCTGTTCTTCAAGGAAGATACGGATAAATACAAGTTCGATCACCTTTCTTCCGGACTGCTCTTTATCCCTTATGGCGTAGCAGTTGATGAGTTCCAACACTTTGTCTATGCTAATCCTGAAGCAACTCCGACAGAGCGCAAGCAAGCTTGGCGCAACATTGAGAAGACATATTTGCCGCATATTAATTACAAAGATAATGCGTATTTGGAGCAGGGCGGATTCTGGCATAAACAGGGTCATATTTTCTCGTCACCGTTCTATTACATTGACTATACGTTGGCGCAAATCTGTGCATTCCAGTTCTGGAAACGCAGTAATCAGGATATGAAGTCTGCCTGGGCTGATTATTTGACGCTGTGCAAAGCGGGAGGAAGCCTGTCCTTTACTGGCTTGGTTGAGCTTGCGGGTCTTAATTCTCCGTTTGAAGACGGCTGTGTCTCTTCTGTAATTGGGGATATTGAAGCTTGGCTGGATGGCGTAGACGACAAAGCCCTCTAA
- the glgD gene encoding glucose-1-phosphate adenylyltransferase subunit GlgD encodes MKPLIGVINLDHELEELKELTYFRCGAAVPYAGRYRLIDFVLSNMMNAGIESIGVFVRRKYRSLLDHLGDGKPWDLDRKHGGMFILPPDWNDPTDTSQGDLQHFHNNLDFFHRGAGQYVVHAGSRHVTKADLQDVYRYHISTGADVTLVCKKVDQLLPEHNACVKVEHDGYGNVVDIHQSADHPNIYTEIFIMEKELFLRQVQRCIDHGESHFFRDVIQKNPDGLKIAAYAYDGYHAVINSIDSYYRNSLDLLNTGLYEQLFKEEPVQTKIKYEAPAKYLDTADVKHSLLANGCIVGGEVEDSILFRGVHVAKGAKIKGSIIMQKCYIGEGAVLENVILDKDVRLTGGQTLIGDPSNPYILAKSTII; translated from the coding sequence ATGAAACCATTGATCGGAGTTATTAACCTTGACCATGAGCTTGAAGAATTGAAGGAATTGACGTACTTTCGCTGCGGAGCTGCGGTGCCCTATGCCGGACGTTACCGTCTAATTGATTTTGTTCTATCCAACATGATGAATGCAGGCATTGAAAGTATTGGTGTATTTGTAAGGCGTAAATATCGTTCACTCTTAGATCATCTGGGGGATGGAAAGCCATGGGATCTGGATCGTAAACATGGAGGTATGTTTATTTTGCCACCGGATTGGAATGATCCAACGGATACCTCACAGGGCGATTTACAGCATTTTCACAATAACCTGGATTTCTTCCACCGGGGTGCGGGACAATATGTTGTTCATGCCGGTAGCCGTCATGTGACCAAGGCGGATCTTCAGGATGTGTATAGGTACCATATAAGCACAGGAGCGGACGTTACGCTGGTCTGCAAAAAAGTAGATCAATTGTTACCTGAGCATAATGCATGTGTCAAAGTTGAACATGACGGGTACGGTAATGTGGTGGACATTCACCAAAGTGCCGATCATCCGAATATATATACAGAAATTTTCATCATGGAAAAAGAACTGTTCTTGCGCCAAGTACAGCGCTGCATCGATCACGGCGAGAGTCATTTTTTCCGTGATGTGATTCAGAAAAATCCGGATGGTTTGAAGATTGCCGCATATGCGTATGACGGATATCATGCAGTAATCAATTCAATCGACAGCTATTATCGGAACAGTCTGGATCTGTTGAACACAGGGCTATATGAACAGCTATTCAAAGAGGAACCTGTTCAGACGAAAATCAAATATGAAGCACCCGCCAAATATCTCGATACAGCCGATGTGAAACATTCCTTACTTGCGAATGGGTGCATCGTAGGTGGAGAAGTAGAGGATAGCATTCTATTTCGTGGAGTGCACGTAGCCAAAGGTGCCAAAATTAAAGGTTCCATTATTATGCAGAAGTGTTACATTGGTGAGGGAGCTGTACTGGAGAATGTGATCCTCGATAAAGATGTGAGGCTGACGGGTGGGCAAACGTTAATTGGTGATCCTTCGAACCCATATATTTTGGCAAAAAGCACTATTATTTAA
- a CDS encoding effector binding domain-containing protein: MDHYTRIQLGITYLEEHLQEEFNVKQTAACAGFSAFHFQRLFQAITGFTVLEYVRRRRLSEAAQHVRNTSEGILDIALNWGYQSQEAFTRAFATYWGVTPAKFRKLEDESYSLKLQQMIDFNDYRIQLGGDFYMNTPRIITLDPIHIIGYEYKTNLNDNQHYGEIPGFYHQFGTEQKFMDIPDRSRPDLAYGIACNFQEDSQFSFIVGEESASVTPLLKPGYVEFEIPGGVYAEFKVDGSGQDIRKMIYGSWLPQSNYERGEGADFEVTDVWKSTPEQLDMKIYIPLK, encoded by the coding sequence ATGGATCATTACACACGTATCCAACTTGGGATTACATACTTAGAGGAACATCTACAGGAAGAATTTAATGTGAAACAGACGGCCGCATGCGCCGGCTTCTCTGCGTTTCATTTCCAACGTTTGTTCCAGGCTATTACAGGCTTCACCGTGTTGGAGTATGTACGCAGACGTAGGCTTAGTGAGGCGGCTCAACATGTAAGGAATACGAGCGAAGGTATACTCGACATCGCTTTGAACTGGGGGTACCAATCACAGGAAGCATTTACACGGGCATTTGCAACGTACTGGGGCGTGACACCTGCCAAATTCCGCAAGTTGGAGGATGAGTCCTATTCCTTGAAGCTCCAGCAGATGATTGATTTCAACGATTATCGAATTCAACTTGGAGGAGATTTTTATATGAACACACCACGCATCATAACTCTTGATCCAATTCACATTATCGGGTATGAGTACAAGACGAATTTGAATGACAATCAGCATTATGGAGAAATTCCTGGCTTCTATCATCAGTTTGGAACAGAGCAGAAATTCATGGACATTCCAGACCGTTCACGCCCGGATTTAGCGTATGGCATTGCTTGCAACTTTCAGGAGGATAGTCAATTTTCTTTTATAGTAGGTGAGGAGAGCGCTAGTGTAACGCCATTGTTGAAGCCCGGTTATGTGGAGTTTGAAATTCCAGGCGGTGTGTATGCAGAGTTCAAGGTCGATGGTTCTGGTCAGGATATTCGCAAAATGATTTATGGTAGCTGGTTGCCGCAATCTAATTATGAGCGAGGGGAAGGAGCAGACTTTGAAGTGACCGATGTATGGAAGTCGACCCCTGAGCAGTTGGACATGAAGATCTATATTCCGCTAAAATAA
- a CDS encoding iron-containing alcohol dehydrogenase — translation MATHAYYVPPVNLMGRGCIQEASKIIRDMGIRKALVVSDRPLIASGVTEQVLSILRKSGLDYIVYDDVQPNPTCQNVHDGLHVYQEHGCDAIISIGGGSPQDAAKAIGIVATNGGHIRDYEGLHQSQHKSVPLVAFNTTAGTSSEVTINYVITDEERKVKMVMVDKNSLVSLSVNDPELMLSKPSSLTAATGMDALTHAVEAMVTPGGFTVTSATAAAAVELIFEYLPRAVRDGGDLEAREHMTYACFLGGIAFNNAGLGYVHAMAHQLGGVYDLPHGVCNAMLLPYVEEMNAKHVPGKFRHIAKAIGMDVKGKSDEQCSEYVIEAIRQLSKEVGIPEKLSELGVEDLDIELLADNAMKDACAPGNPYQPSKDEVMELFRKII, via the coding sequence ATGGCAACACATGCTTATTATGTTCCGCCCGTGAACTTGATGGGGAGAGGCTGCATACAAGAAGCAAGTAAAATAATTCGAGACATGGGGATTCGCAAAGCACTGGTCGTCAGTGACCGTCCGTTAATTGCTTCAGGCGTTACGGAACAGGTGCTGTCTATATTAAGAAAATCTGGGCTAGACTATATCGTATATGATGATGTTCAGCCTAATCCGACATGTCAGAACGTACATGATGGGCTTCACGTGTATCAAGAACATGGATGTGATGCAATTATTTCGATTGGCGGTGGTTCACCACAGGATGCTGCGAAGGCTATTGGCATTGTAGCGACGAATGGTGGTCATATCCGTGATTATGAAGGGCTTCATCAATCGCAGCATAAGTCAGTACCACTCGTCGCGTTTAACACAACGGCTGGTACGTCAAGTGAGGTGACAATTAACTACGTGATTACAGATGAGGAACGTAAGGTGAAAATGGTGATGGTGGACAAAAACAGTCTCGTTTCCCTGTCGGTGAATGATCCGGAACTGATGTTAAGTAAGCCTTCTAGCCTGACTGCGGCAACCGGGATGGATGCATTGACCCATGCTGTGGAAGCGATGGTTACACCAGGAGGATTTACGGTCACAAGTGCCACAGCAGCAGCGGCAGTTGAATTGATCTTCGAATATTTGCCGAGAGCTGTAAGAGACGGCGGTGACCTGGAAGCGCGGGAACATATGACGTATGCATGTTTTCTTGGTGGGATCGCCTTTAACAATGCTGGTTTAGGGTACGTCCACGCGATGGCGCATCAATTAGGTGGCGTATACGATCTTCCGCACGGTGTGTGTAACGCGATGTTACTCCCATATGTGGAAGAAATGAATGCCAAACATGTGCCAGGCAAATTCCGTCATATCGCCAAAGCGATTGGCATGGATGTGAAAGGTAAGAGTGATGAGCAGTGCTCTGAATATGTCATTGAGGCGATTCGCCAGCTTTCCAAAGAGGTCGGTATTCCAGAAAAGCTGTCCGAATTAGGTGTTGAAGATTTGGATATCGAACTACTCGCTGATAACGCGATGAAGGACGCCTGTGCACCTGGGAACCCCTATCAACCTTCCAAGGACGAAGTGATGGAGCTGTTCCGTAAAATTATATAA